From Alloacidobacterium dinghuense:
TCACCGATGGCCACGGACATCACCAGGTCTCGGGCGAAATGGCGCAGGAAGTTTTCAAGGCTGCGGGTGATCCAAACGTCTTTCCCGACCAGATTGCTGAAGGCCTCCGTCCATGGTCGCCAATGAAAATGTATGCGCGCTTCTTCAGCTTCGCCATCAATGGAGAAGGCCCGCACAAAACCATGTTCGACTACGCCACCGGCAAGTCTTCGCCGCTGCATTTGCGCGATTACGTCAACCAGCGGTGGATGGATGACGTCCCCGCAACGAACGTCGTCATCCCCGAAGGCGCCTTCGATCCCGTACTGGGACGCTCCTACGTTCAGATGTCGCGCGAAGGCTGGAGCGAGCAGAAGTCGCAGAACGGCGGGGGTAATCCGCCGCTTCCCGGTCCATTCGACGTCGACTACCACCGCTACGCATCACGCATTGAAACCAAAGATCAGGAAACGTCCTTCTTCGATGGGATCGACGTGTCGCTCCCCGGCATCGCCACTCTCGCGCACGGCGACACGCAATTCCTTAAAGATGGCCTGCGCGAAATCGACCGCTACGTTACGAAAGCCCTCTACGCCTATATCCCGTCCGATCCTTCGAAGATCGTCCCCGACCTCCACGATGGCTACCTCAAAACGCAGCAACTCATTGACGCGGTCAACGCCAGCTCGCTTAGCGTTGACGATAAAGCCAACGTCAACCACGAACTCAATATCAAGCTTGCGCAGTTCAACACCGCCCTTGCCGAATCGCTTGGGTTGCAAGTGAACGCGCTCGTTACGCCGAATCTGCAAGCAGACCGCAACCCGTTCGGCGGCAGCTCTGCCGCATTCACTTTCCTGCACGCTACTCCCGGCATGAATTTCAACGTGCGCCTGCATGTTACCAGCGCGGGGCAGTGGAGTCCTGGCGGTAAACTCCGTCTCGCAAAAACATGGCTCGTCACGCCTGAGGGTGAGAACTGGCCAGTGCAACGGGTGGGGGGTCCAGTTGCTGCCAGCGCGCCCGAAGCAGACGTGTATTTCAAGCTTGAAGTCCCAAGCAAAGCCGCACCTACCCGTCCATACTTCAGCCGTCCTACAATCGAGCAGCCATACTACGACATAAATGACAAGCGCTGGCTCAATCGTTCCTTTGCCCCCTATCCCGTCGAGGGCTGGGCCGAGTTCAACTATGACGGCGTGCCCATTCGCATCGGACAGGTGGTCCAGACCGTTCATTGGGAGCATGGCCCGGGCGGCGTCTATCAACCGCTGGTTGTCCTTCCACAAGTCTCGGTCAACATCGGCGCAGGCGCCGGTGTTGTGCCGCTCGATGCCAAATCCTTCCCGCTTACCGTCGCCCTTAGCAATGAGCAGCAAACTGCTGCGGATGGCGAATTGCATCTTGAGTTACCGGAGGGCTGGACCGCCGAGCCCGCTACAGCAAAATTCCATCTGCCGATAAATGATCCAGCTGCAATTAC
This genomic window contains:
- a CDS encoding PIG-L family deacetylase → MQPAGRRLKLIATLALAATTAAQTQTVPWATQIAATPDAQTLPEDRGADGLWQTLRKLHTWASLMMIVAHPDDEDGGMLTLESRGAGARVAMLTLTRGEGGQNAMSGEEYDELGLIRTNELLRADEFSGTEQYWSRVTDYGFSKTIDEAFDKWGHDRVLYDVVRAVRLNRPLVITSVFTGNVTDGHGHHQVSGEMAQEVFKAAGDPNVFPDQIAEGLRPWSPMKMYARFFSFAINGEGPHKTMFDYATGKSSPLHLRDYVNQRWMDDVPATNVVIPEGAFDPVLGRSYVQMSREGWSEQKSQNGGGNPPLPGPFDVDYHRYASRIETKDQETSFFDGIDVSLPGIATLAHGDTQFLKDGLREIDRYVTKALYAYIPSDPSKIVPDLHDGYLKTQQLIDAVNASSLSVDDKANVNHELNIKLAQFNTALAESLGLQVNALVTPNLQADRNPFGGSSAAFTFLHATPGMNFNVRLHVTSAGQWSPGGKLRLAKTWLVTPEGENWPVQRVGGPVAASAPEADVYFKLEVPSKAAPTRPYFSRPTIEQPYYDINDKRWLNRSFAPYPVEGWAEFNYDGVPIRIGQVVQTVHWEHGPGGVYQPLVVLPQVSVNIGAGAGVVPLDAKSFPLTVALSNEQQTAADGELHLELPEGWTAEPATAKFHLPINDPAAITFTVHPTALGKEAYNIKAIARSGNFEFSEAVQQVGYPGVRPYYYYHPATYRARGVDVKIAPGLKVGYIMGTGDDVPQALEQIGVVPHLLTDDEILHGDLAQYDSIVLGIRTYAARRVLAAATQRLLDYAKNGGTVIVQYNSGEYDRNFGPYPYTLGRSPEKVVDEKSKVTILDPNNPVMSWPNKITEADFDGWVEERGHSFMQSWDPHYTPLTETNDPDQDPQKGGLLYARYGKGAYIYVAYALYRQMTEAVPGAYRIFANLVSAGRPPR